Proteins encoded in a region of the Streptomyces sp. NBC_01298 genome:
- a CDS encoding anthranilate synthase family protein codes for MHAHTNPLQPTPTQSHPLLSRLLDDTCPPFALLRRRTPGRDHDTVELLIGPVHEAEHLADLPVGERPALALVPFRQIRERGFDVRDDGTPLSVLVAEETYEIPLPEALAALPAHAVRVDDGGFDVPDEEYADTVRRVIEDEIGRGEGANFVIRRTYRGRIEGFGRADALALFRRLLEGERGAYWTYVVHTGERTLVGASPEVHVRMTGGTVVMNPISGTYRYPAGGPTADSLLAFLGDRKETEELSMVVDEELKMMCTVGDMGGVVVGPRLKEMAHLAHTEYELRGRSSLDVREVLKETMFAATVTGSPVQNACRVIERYEPLGQDGVGRGYYAGALALLGLDASGAQTLDSPILIRTADIGPDGALRVPVGATLVRHSDPAGEVAETHAKAAGVLAALGVRPAAVRPAFSGPRLTDDPRVQAALAARREDLAPFWLRMQERPAEVTGHALVVDGEDTFTSMLGHVLRVAGLEVTVRRYDDPGLRAAALAWDGPIVLGPGPGDPADFGDPKIRIMRELAAELLASHRGGLLGVCLSHQLLAAELGLPLVRKAEPAQGAQTRIPLFGAEEVVGFYNTYAAHCSAERERSLALRGIEVSRDPATGEVHALRSASGGFAGVQFHPESVLTLRGAELVRDLIAEVRTTARA; via the coding sequence ATGCACGCCCACACGAATCCGCTCCAGCCCACGCCCACGCAGTCGCACCCCCTCCTGAGCCGCCTGCTCGACGACACCTGCCCGCCCTTCGCGCTGCTGCGCCGCCGCACGCCCGGCCGCGACCACGACACCGTCGAGCTGCTGATCGGCCCGGTCCACGAGGCCGAGCACCTGGCCGACCTGCCCGTCGGCGAACGGCCCGCCCTGGCGCTCGTCCCCTTCCGCCAGATCCGGGAGCGCGGGTTCGACGTGCGCGACGACGGCACGCCGCTGAGCGTGCTGGTCGCCGAGGAGACGTACGAGATCCCGCTCCCCGAGGCGCTGGCCGCGCTGCCGGCCCACGCCGTACGGGTCGACGACGGCGGCTTCGACGTCCCCGACGAGGAGTACGCGGACACCGTCCGGCGGGTCATCGAGGACGAGATCGGGCGGGGCGAGGGCGCGAACTTCGTCATCCGCCGCACCTATCGGGGCCGGATCGAGGGCTTCGGCCGCGCCGACGCCCTCGCGCTGTTCCGGCGGCTGCTGGAGGGCGAGCGGGGCGCGTACTGGACGTACGTGGTCCACACCGGGGAGCGCACCCTCGTCGGGGCCAGCCCCGAGGTACACGTACGGATGACCGGCGGCACGGTCGTGATGAACCCGATCAGCGGTACGTACCGCTACCCGGCCGGGGGGCCGACGGCCGACTCCCTCCTCGCCTTCCTCGGGGACCGCAAGGAGACCGAGGAGCTGTCCATGGTGGTGGACGAGGAGCTCAAGATGATGTGCACGGTCGGGGACATGGGCGGGGTGGTCGTCGGCCCCCGCCTCAAGGAGATGGCGCACCTCGCGCACACCGAGTACGAGCTGCGCGGCCGGTCCTCGCTGGACGTGCGCGAGGTACTGAAGGAGACGATGTTCGCGGCGACGGTGACCGGATCGCCGGTGCAGAACGCCTGCCGGGTCATCGAGCGCTACGAGCCCCTCGGGCAGGACGGGGTCGGCCGCGGCTACTACGCGGGGGCGCTGGCCCTGCTGGGCCTGGACGCCTCGGGCGCGCAGACCCTCGACTCCCCCATCCTCATCCGGACGGCGGACATCGGGCCGGACGGCGCGCTGCGGGTGCCCGTCGGGGCCACCCTCGTACGGCACTCCGACCCGGCGGGCGAGGTGGCGGAGACGCACGCGAAGGCGGCCGGGGTACTGGCGGCGCTGGGCGTGCGCCCGGCCGCGGTGCGGCCCGCCTTCTCCGGTCCGCGGCTGACCGACGACCCCCGCGTCCAGGCGGCCCTGGCCGCACGCCGCGAGGACCTGGCGCCGTTCTGGCTGCGGATGCAGGAGCGGCCGGCCGAGGTGACGGGCCACGCGCTGGTGGTGGACGGGGAGGACACCTTCACCTCGATGCTGGGCCACGTCCTGCGGGTGGCCGGGCTCGAGGTGACCGTACGCCGCTACGACGACCCGGGGCTGCGGGCGGCCGCCCTGGCCTGGGACGGGCCGATCGTGCTCGGCCCCGGCCCCGGCGACCCGGCGGACTTCGGCGACCCGAAGATCCGGATCATGCGCGAGCTGGCGGCGGAGCTGCTGGCCTCGCACCGGGGCGGGCTGCTCGGGGTCTGCCTCAGCCACCAGCTGCTCGCCGCCGAGCTGGGGCTCCCGCTGGTCCGCAAGGCGGAGCCGGCGCAGGGGGCGCAGACGCGGATCCCGCTGTTCGGGGCCGAGGAGGTCGTCGGCTTCTACAACACGTACGCGGCGCACTGCTCGGCGGAGCGGGAGCGGTCCCTGGCCCTGCGGGGCATCGAGGTCTCCCGGGACCCCGCCACGGGCGAGGTGCACGCCCTGCGCTCCGCCTCCGGCGGCTTCGCGGGGGTCCAGTTCCACCCGGAGTCGGTCCTGACCCTCCGGGGCGCGGAACTGGTCCGCGACCTGATCGCCGAGGTCCGCACGACCGCCCGGGCGTAG
- a CDS encoding class II 3-deoxy-7-phosphoheptulonate synthase, whose protein sequence is MTVNAETQAPASKATWRDLPAAQQPSYPDAEALRAVVADLESYPPLVFAGECDQLRARLGAVAKGEAFLLQGGDCAEAFDGVSADHIRAKLKTLLQMSAVLTYAASVPVVKVGRIAGQYSKPRSKDTETRDGVTLPTYRGDSVNGFAFTEESRVPDPERLKRMYNASASTLNLVRAFTTGGYADLRQVHAWNQDFVKNSPSGQRYEQLAREIDNALNFMKACGTDPAEFKAVEFYASHEALLLDYEGALTRTDSRTGRLYDTSGHMVWIGERTRQLDHAHIEFCSQIANPIGIKLGPTTTVDEALTYIDRLDPDREPGRLTFVVRMGADKVRDKLPELVEKVTASGATVAWVTDPMHGNTFEAASGHKTRRFDDVLDEVKGFFEVHKGLGTHPGGIHVELTGDDVTECVGGGDEIFVDDLHQRYETACDPRLNRSQSLDLAFLVAEMYRDQ, encoded by the coding sequence GTGACCGTGAACGCTGAAACCCAAGCCCCCGCCTCCAAGGCGACCTGGCGAGACCTTCCCGCGGCGCAGCAGCCTTCGTACCCCGATGCCGAGGCCCTGCGCGCTGTCGTCGCGGACCTCGAGTCGTATCCTCCCCTCGTTTTCGCGGGCGAATGCGACCAGCTGCGCGCCCGTCTGGGAGCCGTCGCCAAGGGCGAGGCGTTCCTGCTGCAGGGTGGCGACTGCGCCGAGGCCTTCGACGGCGTCTCCGCCGACCACATCCGCGCCAAGCTGAAGACGCTGCTCCAGATGAGCGCCGTCCTGACGTACGCGGCCTCCGTGCCCGTCGTGAAGGTCGGCCGCATCGCCGGCCAGTACTCCAAGCCCCGCTCCAAGGACACCGAGACCCGCGACGGCGTCACCCTGCCGACCTACCGCGGCGACTCCGTGAACGGCTTCGCCTTCACGGAGGAGTCCCGCGTCCCGGACCCCGAGCGCCTCAAGCGCATGTACAACGCGTCGGCCTCCACGCTGAACCTGGTGCGCGCCTTCACCACCGGCGGCTACGCCGACCTGCGCCAGGTGCACGCCTGGAACCAGGACTTCGTCAAGAACTCCCCGTCCGGGCAGCGCTACGAGCAGCTCGCGCGGGAGATCGACAACGCCCTGAACTTCATGAAGGCCTGTGGCACCGACCCGGCGGAGTTCAAGGCCGTGGAGTTCTACGCCTCCCACGAGGCGCTGCTCCTGGACTACGAGGGAGCCCTGACCCGCACGGACTCCCGCACGGGCCGGCTGTACGACACCTCGGGCCACATGGTCTGGATCGGTGAGCGCACCCGCCAGCTCGACCACGCGCACATCGAGTTCTGCTCGCAGATCGCCAACCCGATCGGCATCAAGCTCGGCCCCACCACCACGGTGGACGAGGCGCTGACCTACATCGACCGCCTCGACCCCGACCGCGAGCCGGGCCGGCTGACCTTCGTCGTGCGCATGGGCGCCGACAAGGTCCGCGACAAGCTTCCCGAGCTCGTCGAGAAGGTCACCGCCTCCGGTGCGACCGTCGCCTGGGTCACCGACCCGATGCACGGCAACACCTTCGAGGCGGCCTCCGGCCACAAGACGCGCCGTTTCGACGACGTGCTCGACGAGGTCAAGGGCTTCTTCGAGGTCCACAAGGGCCTGGGCACCCACCCGGGCGGCATCCACGTCGAGCTCACCGGTGACGATGTCACCGAGTGCGTGGGCGGCGGCGACGAGATCTTCGTCGACGACCTGCACCAGCGCTACGAGACGGCCTGCGACCCGCGCCTCAACCGCAGCCAGTCCCTGGACCTGGCGTTCCTCGTCGCGGAGATGTACCGCGACCAGTAG
- a CDS encoding (2Fe-2S)-binding protein translates to MNRVYVCSCFGITDKQVKDHAAAGACTPRQIASATKAGTDCGSCVRTIQGLLGRGACPRRELMDKGNAAAVLAADPLVPAGAELAEAA, encoded by the coding sequence GTGAACCGCGTGTACGTCTGCTCTTGTTTCGGGATCACCGACAAGCAGGTCAAGGACCACGCGGCTGCCGGGGCCTGTACCCCCCGCCAGATCGCCTCGGCCACGAAGGCCGGCACCGACTGCGGTTCCTGCGTGCGGACCATCCAGGGGCTCCTGGGCCGCGGGGCATGCCCGCGCCGTGAGCTGATGGACAAGGGCAACGCCGCCGCCGTGCTCGCCGCGGACCCGCTGGTACCCGCGGGCGCGGAGCTCGCCGAAGCCGCGTAG
- the bfr gene encoding bacterioferritin, with translation MQGDPEVLEFLNEQLTGELTAINQYWLHYRIQDNKGWTKLAKYTREESIDEMKHADKITERILMLDGLPNYQRLFHVRVGQTLTEMFQADRQVEVEAIDRLKRGIEVMRGKGDVTSARLFEEILEDEEHHIDYLDTQLELIESIGEALYIAQLIEQPS, from the coding sequence ATGCAGGGCGACCCCGAGGTCCTTGAATTCCTCAACGAGCAGCTGACCGGCGAGCTCACGGCGATCAACCAGTACTGGCTCCACTACCGGATCCAGGACAACAAGGGTTGGACCAAGCTCGCCAAGTACACCCGCGAAGAGTCCATCGATGAGATGAAGCACGCGGACAAGATCACCGAGCGCATCCTGATGCTCGACGGTCTGCCGAACTACCAGCGCCTCTTCCACGTCCGCGTGGGCCAGACGCTGACGGAGATGTTCCAGGCGGACCGGCAGGTCGAGGTCGAGGCGATCGACCGCCTCAAGCGCGGCATCGAGGTCATGCGCGGCAAGGGCGACGTCACCTCGGCGCGGCTCTTCGAGGAGATCCTGGAGGACGAGGAGCACCACATCGACTACCTCGACACCCAGCTGGAGCTCATCGAGTCCATCGGCGAGGCGCTCTACATCGCGCAGCTGATCGAGCAGCCGAGCTAG
- a CDS encoding sulfite oxidase-like oxidoreductase, producing MGQPESRESPGSEQLELPPGQRLQRGWPVTHYGPVPKFKPERWEFRVFGATADGEKHCWNHEEFAALPFDSVEADLHCVTKFSMTGAEWGGVLARRVLALAPPSPQVTHVMVWAEYGFSSNMRLADFTSERTVFATHQGGELLTAEHGFPLRLVVPHLYAWKGPKWVRGIEYMTADRRGFWEERGYHNIGDPWREQRYSYQEEPGDGPEL from the coding sequence ATGGGTCAGCCGGAAAGCCGGGAATCTCCGGGATCAGAGCAACTGGAGCTTCCCCCGGGGCAGCGGTTGCAGCGAGGCTGGCCGGTCACCCACTACGGGCCGGTACCCAAGTTCAAGCCCGAGCGCTGGGAGTTCCGCGTCTTCGGCGCGACCGCCGACGGCGAGAAGCACTGCTGGAACCACGAGGAGTTCGCGGCCCTGCCGTTCGACTCCGTCGAGGCGGACCTGCACTGCGTGACGAAGTTCAGCATGACCGGCGCCGAATGGGGCGGCGTGCTCGCCCGGAGGGTCCTCGCCCTCGCTCCGCCGTCCCCGCAGGTCACGCACGTGATGGTGTGGGCCGAGTACGGCTTCAGCTCCAACATGCGCCTCGCGGACTTCACCTCCGAGCGGACCGTCTTCGCCACCCACCAAGGTGGTGAACTGCTCACCGCCGAGCACGGTTTCCCGCTCCGGCTGGTCGTACCGCACCTCTACGCGTGGAAGGGCCCCAAGTGGGTCCGCGGCATCGAGTACATGACCGCCGACCGCCGCGGCTTCTGGGAGGAGCGCGGCTACCACAACATCGGCGACCCCTGGCGCGAGCAGCGCTACTCGTACCAGGAGGAGCCGGGGGACGGCCCCGAGCTGTAG
- a CDS encoding DUF4396 domain-containing protein, producing the protein MEHPHEQQHEHHHEHSHEHAHTAAGGKVTWAAAARATLHCLTGCAIGEVLGMVIGTALGWGNGPTMALAIVLAFFFGYALTLRGIRAAGLDFRTAIRVALAADTLSIAVMELIDNGVILLWPGAMDAMLSDALFWTALGIAFAVAFVVTTPVNKWMIGRGKGHAVVHQYHH; encoded by the coding sequence ATGGAACACCCGCACGAGCAGCAGCACGAGCACCACCACGAGCACTCCCACGAGCACGCGCACACCGCCGCCGGCGGAAAGGTCACCTGGGCCGCCGCCGCACGGGCCACGCTCCACTGCCTCACCGGATGCGCCATCGGCGAGGTGCTCGGCATGGTCATCGGCACCGCGCTCGGCTGGGGGAACGGCCCGACGATGGCCCTCGCGATCGTCCTCGCGTTCTTCTTCGGCTACGCGCTCACCCTGCGCGGGATCCGCGCCGCCGGCCTGGACTTCCGTACGGCCATTCGGGTGGCGTTGGCGGCGGACACCCTTTCGATCGCCGTCATGGAACTGATCGACAACGGGGTGATCCTGCTCTGGCCCGGAGCCATGGACGCGATGCTGTCGGACGCGCTCTTCTGGACGGCGCTCGGGATCGCGTTCGCGGTGGCCTTCGTCGTCACGACGCCGGTCAACAAGTGGATGATCGGCCGCGGCAAGGGTCACGCGGTGGTCCACCAGTACCACCACTGA
- a CDS encoding deoxyribonuclease IV, giving the protein MNNKSMSRNPVGGHVPVAGGLASVGLTYAREMGAEAVQVFVANPRGWATPVGNPAQDELFREACAAEEIPAYVHAPYLINFGSHTEATVEKSVESLRHSLRRARAIGALGVVVHTGSATGGRPREAAYAQVREHMLPLLDELTHDDDPFLLLESTAGQGSSLCSTADEFGPYFDALDRHPMLGICLDTCHVFAAGHDLAEPGGTKQTLDLLVDTVGEGRLKLVHANDSKEGVGAHKDRHANIGQGHIGRDAFAELFTHPAMEGVPLITETPGGKEGHAADVALLKELRELG; this is encoded by the coding sequence ATGAACAACAAGTCGATGAGCCGCAATCCAGTGGGCGGGCACGTGCCCGTCGCGGGCGGGCTCGCCTCGGTCGGGCTGACGTACGCCCGCGAGATGGGCGCCGAGGCCGTGCAGGTATTCGTCGCCAATCCGCGCGGCTGGGCCACTCCGGTCGGCAATCCGGCCCAGGACGAGCTGTTCCGCGAGGCCTGCGCGGCGGAGGAGATCCCGGCGTACGTCCACGCGCCCTACCTGATCAACTTCGGCTCGCACACCGAGGCCACCGTGGAGAAGTCCGTGGAGTCGCTGCGGCACTCGCTGCGCCGGGCCCGGGCGATCGGGGCGCTCGGGGTGGTCGTGCACACCGGCTCGGCGACCGGGGGCCGGCCGCGCGAAGCGGCGTACGCGCAGGTCAGGGAGCACATGCTGCCGCTGCTGGACGAGCTGACGCATGACGACGACCCCTTCCTGCTGCTGGAGTCCACGGCCGGGCAGGGTTCCTCGCTGTGCTCGACCGCCGATGAGTTCGGCCCGTACTTCGACGCCCTCGACCGCCATCCGATGCTCGGGATCTGCCTCGACACCTGCCACGTCTTCGCGGCCGGGCACGACCTGGCCGAGCCGGGCGGCACGAAGCAGACGCTGGACCTGCTGGTGGACACGGTGGGCGAGGGCCGGCTGAAGCTGGTGCACGCCAATGACTCCAAGGAGGGCGTGGGCGCCCACAAGGACCGGCACGCGAACATCGGGCAGGGCCACATCGGCCGGGACGCCTTCGCGGAACTGTTCACGCATCCGGCGATGGAGGGCGTCCCCCTGATCACCGAGACGCCGGGTGGCAAGGAAGGGCATGCCGCGGACGTGGCGCTGCTGAAGGAGCTGCGCGAGCTCGGCTGA
- the pknB gene encoding Stk1 family PASTA domain-containing Ser/Thr kinase: MDTTLDDPLVGQTLDGRYRVDARIAAGGMATVYRAVDTRLDRVLALKVMHPALAADPGFVDRFIREAKSVARLAHPNVVAVFDQGTHGPYTYLAMEYVSGCTLRDVLRERGALQPRAALDILEPVLAALGAAHRAGFVHRDMKPENVLIGDDGRVKVADFGLVRSVDSVTNTTGSVLGTVSYLAPEQIENGVTDTRVDVYACGVVFYEMLTGSKPHTGSNPAQVIFQHLNEDVPPPSAAVPGLPAALDELVAQATARNPDLRPYDAAALLGLAIEARVQLADSELDAVPPQARAAERTAAEDRTSVIPRPVTTPAAHASHSSHASHSAHVTHASHAEPMSHTSRLAAPPLPPASASASAAARIRRPGPLLVVIGVLLFLGLGTGVWYISSGQFREVPNLLGKTEAEAKSQLSASGLGVKRVDRKFSAAFDKGTVMNTDPAGGKRIRGNGAVTLTISRGPEVVVVPDLKGKPLEAAKAELTSAGLTPGTVTQAFSQDVAQGSVISTNPGGGQKRSLDTLVAMVVSKGRAVPVPRVTGISLDQARSTLEGLGLKVETAPEEVNSPSPAGTVANQSIGAGSQAAAGDTVTLTVSKGPRQIPVPDVTGQEADAARATLEGLGFKVKVDKPFLSFSNTVDSQSVPAGQNAAEGSTITIRTKGL, translated from the coding sequence GTGGACACGACCCTGGATGACCCCCTCGTCGGGCAGACGCTCGACGGCCGCTACCGCGTGGACGCCCGTATCGCGGCCGGCGGCATGGCCACGGTCTACCGGGCCGTCGACACCCGGCTGGACCGGGTCCTCGCGCTGAAGGTGATGCACCCGGCCCTCGCCGCCGACCCCGGCTTCGTCGACCGGTTCATCCGTGAGGCGAAGTCCGTGGCCCGCCTGGCGCACCCCAACGTCGTGGCCGTCTTCGACCAGGGCACGCACGGCCCGTACACGTACCTCGCCATGGAGTACGTGTCCGGCTGCACCCTGCGCGACGTGCTCCGGGAGCGCGGCGCGCTCCAGCCCCGCGCGGCCCTCGACATCCTCGAACCCGTGCTCGCCGCCCTCGGCGCCGCGCACCGCGCCGGTTTCGTGCACCGGGACATGAAGCCCGAGAACGTACTGATCGGGGACGACGGCCGGGTCAAGGTGGCCGACTTCGGGCTGGTGCGGTCCGTGGACTCCGTGACCAACACCACCGGGTCCGTCCTCGGCACCGTCTCCTACCTCGCCCCCGAGCAGATCGAGAACGGCGTCACCGACACCCGCGTGGACGTCTACGCCTGCGGGGTCGTGTTCTACGAGATGCTCACCGGCTCCAAGCCGCACACCGGCTCCAATCCCGCGCAGGTGATCTTCCAGCACCTCAACGAGGACGTCCCGCCGCCGTCGGCCGCCGTCCCCGGGCTGCCCGCCGCGCTCGACGAGCTCGTCGCCCAGGCCACCGCGCGCAACCCCGATCTGCGCCCCTACGACGCGGCCGCCCTCCTCGGGCTGGCCATAGAGGCCCGCGTCCAGCTCGCCGACTCCGAGCTGGACGCCGTCCCGCCGCAGGCGCGGGCCGCGGAGCGGACCGCCGCCGAGGACCGCACCAGCGTGATCCCCCGCCCGGTGACCACCCCGGCCGCACACGCCTCGCACTCCTCGCACGCCTCGCACTCCGCACACGTCACGCACGCCTCGCACGCCGAGCCCATGTCCCACACCTCCCGGCTCGCGGCCCCGCCGCTGCCCCCGGCGTCGGCGTCGGCGTCGGCCGCCGCGCGGATCCGGCGCCCCGGACCGCTGCTCGTCGTGATCGGGGTCCTGCTCTTCCTCGGCCTCGGTACGGGGGTCTGGTACATCAGCTCCGGACAGTTCAGAGAGGTCCCCAACCTGCTCGGCAAGACCGAGGCGGAGGCCAAGTCCCAGCTGTCGGCGTCCGGGCTCGGGGTGAAGCGGGTCGACCGGAAGTTCAGCGCGGCCTTCGACAAGGGCACCGTGATGAACACCGACCCCGCCGGCGGCAAGCGCATCCGCGGCAACGGCGCCGTGACGCTCACCATCTCGCGCGGGCCCGAGGTCGTCGTGGTTCCCGACCTCAAGGGCAAGCCCCTGGAGGCCGCGAAGGCCGAGCTGACCTCGGCCGGGCTGACGCCGGGAACCGTCACGCAGGCCTTCAGCCAGGACGTCGCGCAGGGCTCGGTGATCAGCACGAACCCGGGCGGCGGGCAGAAGCGGTCCCTCGACACCCTGGTCGCGATGGTGGTCAGCAAGGGCCGCGCGGTGCCGGTCCCGCGCGTCACGGGGATCTCCCTCGACCAGGCCCGTTCCACCCTGGAGGGCCTCGGCCTCAAGGTGGAGACGGCCCCCGAGGAGGTCAACTCCCCCTCCCCCGCCGGTACGGTCGCCAACCAGTCGATCGGCGCCGGAAGCCAGGCCGCCGCGGGTGACACCGTCACCCTCACCGTGTCCAAGGGCCCCCGCCAGATCCCGGTCCCGGACGTCACCGGCCAGGAGGCCGACGCGGCCCGCGCGACCCTGGAGGGCCTGGGCTTCAAGGTCAAGGTCGACAAGCCCTTCCTCTCCTTCAGCAACACCGTCGACTCCCAGTCGGTCCCCGCGGGCCAGAACGCCGCCGAGGGCAGCACGATCACCATCAGGACCAAGGGGCTGTAA
- a CDS encoding thiazole synthase — protein MADTSDDAFTLAGRTFSSRLIMGTGGAPSLDILERALVASGTELTTVAMRRLDPTVQGSVLSVLNRLGIAVLPNTAGCFTAGEAVLTARLAREALGTDWIKLEVVADERTLLPDGVELLDAAEILVDEGFTVLPYTNDDPVLARKLEDVGCAAIMPLGSPIGSGMGIRNPHNFELITERAGVPVILDAGAGTASDVALAMELGCAAVMLASAVTRAQLPVLMAAAMRDAVSAGRLAHRAGRIPQRRFAEASSPVEGRATLDPERPAF, from the coding sequence ATGGCGGACACCTCCGACGACGCATTCACCCTCGCCGGCCGGACCTTCTCCTCGCGCCTGATCATGGGCACCGGCGGGGCCCCGAGCCTGGACATCCTGGAACGGGCGCTGGTCGCGTCCGGCACCGAACTCACCACGGTCGCGATGCGGCGCCTCGACCCGACGGTCCAGGGCTCGGTCCTGTCCGTCCTGAACCGCCTGGGCATCGCGGTCCTCCCCAACACCGCGGGCTGCTTCACGGCGGGCGAGGCCGTACTGACGGCCCGGCTGGCCCGGGAGGCCCTCGGCACGGACTGGATCAAACTGGAGGTCGTCGCGGACGAACGCACCCTCCTGCCGGACGGCGTAGAACTGCTCGACGCCGCCGAGATCCTGGTCGACGAGGGCTTCACGGTCCTCCCGTACACGAACGACGACCCGGTCCTCGCCCGCAAACTGGAGGACGTGGGCTGCGCGGCGATCATGCCGCTCGGGTCCCCGATCGGCTCCGGCATGGGCATCCGCAACCCGCACAACTTCGAGCTGATCACCGAACGGGCCGGGGTCCCGGTCATCCTGGACGCGGGAGCCGGAACGGCCTCGGACGTGGCCCTGGCCATGGAACTGGGCTGCGCGGCGGTCATGCTCGCCTCGGCGGTGACCCGGGCGCAGCTCCCCGTCCTGATGGCCGCGGCCATGCGGGACGCGGTATCGGCGGGCCGCCTGGCCCACCGCGCGGGCCGCATCCCCCAACGCCGCTTCGCGGAAGCCTCCTCCCCGGTGGAAGGCCGAGCCACCCTGGACCCGGAACGCCCGGCGTTCTGA
- the thiS gene encoding sulfur carrier protein ThiS, whose amino-acid sequence MTISVNGEPREIADGTMLATVIATLTEATKGVAAALNETVVPRGQWPYTSVTDGDRVEVLTAVQGG is encoded by the coding sequence ATGACCATTTCCGTCAACGGCGAGCCGCGCGAGATCGCGGACGGGACCATGCTCGCCACCGTGATCGCCACCCTCACCGAGGCCACCAAGGGGGTCGCGGCCGCCCTCAACGAGACCGTGGTGCCGCGCGGCCAGTGGCCGTACACCTCCGTGACCGACGGCGACCGCGTCGAGGTCCTCACCGCGGTCCAGGGGGGCTGA
- the thiO gene encoding glycine oxidase ThiO — translation MHSSRNGRSPGYDVLVIGGGIIGLVTAWRAARRGLRTALADPAPGGGAAQVAAGMLAAVTELHYGEETLLGLNLASAARYPEFAAELAEASGGMDIGYRACGTLAVALDADDRLHLRELHALQRRCGLESEWLTGRECRRLEPMLAPGVRGGLRVDGDHQVDPRRLAAALLAACERAGVALHRAGAARLLTAADRACGAVLDDADGTELRADQVVLAAGSLSGRLDGVPPEAVAPVRPVKGQVLRLAVPPSYAPFLSRTVRAVVRGSHVYLVPRENGELVLGATSEELGWDTTVTAGGVYELLRDAHELVPGITELPLVETRAGLRPGSPDNAPLLGPTELPGLHLATGHYRNGVLLTPLTGDVMADLLTTGELPEIARPFTPRRFALTSTATFPATSPLTRQESFA, via the coding sequence ATGCATTCATCCAGGAACGGCCGGAGTCCCGGCTACGACGTCCTCGTCATCGGGGGCGGCATCATCGGCCTGGTCACCGCCTGGCGGGCGGCCCGGCGCGGGCTGCGCACCGCGCTGGCCGATCCGGCCCCCGGCGGCGGCGCCGCCCAGGTCGCGGCCGGCATGCTGGCCGCCGTCACCGAGCTGCACTACGGCGAGGAGACCCTGCTCGGGCTCAACCTCGCCTCCGCCGCCCGCTACCCCGAGTTCGCCGCCGAGCTCGCCGAAGCCAGCGGCGGCATGGACATCGGCTACCGCGCCTGCGGCACCCTCGCCGTCGCCCTCGACGCCGACGACCGGCTGCACCTGCGCGAGCTGCACGCCCTCCAGCGCCGCTGCGGCCTGGAGTCCGAGTGGCTGACCGGCCGCGAGTGCCGCCGACTGGAGCCGATGCTGGCTCCGGGCGTCCGCGGCGGCCTGCGCGTGGACGGCGACCACCAGGTCGATCCCCGCCGCCTCGCGGCCGCCCTGCTGGCCGCCTGCGAACGGGCCGGCGTCGCCCTGCACCGCGCCGGAGCGGCCCGGCTGCTGACCGCAGCCGACCGGGCCTGCGGCGCGGTCCTCGACGACGCGGACGGTACGGAGCTGCGCGCCGACCAGGTGGTACTGGCCGCGGGCTCCCTCAGCGGCCGGCTGGACGGCGTACCGCCCGAGGCCGTGGCCCCCGTACGGCCGGTCAAGGGCCAGGTCCTGCGCCTCGCGGTGCCGCCCTCGTACGCCCCGTTCCTGTCGCGGACCGTACGGGCCGTGGTGCGCGGCAGCCACGTCTACCTCGTCCCCCGCGAGAACGGCGAACTCGTCCTCGGCGCCACCAGCGAGGAACTCGGCTGGGACACGACGGTCACCGCGGGCGGGGTCTACGAACTCCTGCGCGACGCCCACGAACTGGTCCCCGGGATCACCGAACTCCCCCTGGTCGAGACCCGGGCCGGACTGCGGCCCGGTTCACCGGACAACGCCCCCCTCCTCGGCCCGACCGAACTTCCGGGGCTGCACCTGGCCACCGGGCACTACCGCAACGGCGTCCTGCTGACCCCGCTGACCGGAGACGTGATGGCGGACCTGCTGACCACCGGCGAACTCCCGGAGATCGCCCGCCCCTTCACCCCACGCCGCTTCGCCCTCACCTCCACCGCCACGTTCCCCGCCACGTCCCCCCTCACGCGACAGGAGTCGTTCGCATGA